Proteins from a genomic interval of Diospyros lotus cultivar Yz01 chromosome 6, ASM1463336v1, whole genome shotgun sequence:
- the LOC127804600 gene encoding uncharacterized protein LOC127804600 isoform X1, whose protein sequence is MLRGRLFMSRHRRCFQMIFCFQLMRFTILERLQSNLLLCHEFKALIFMVVLIRTHFYFVECGPCCANGMPIPVEYDSCKSYKGDCGSGFQGVYVGDAGSGYLSKSHVAHLGRENVCGSSNSFCFPSTLTGFLPKEHATESAVLDASAIHSDGTLPAGSTQVGNNSSWSSYHGIFKLLSGRAISCSLKSEEEICDALSVQTSIGNQNCVSPCQGPVHNQKRPSPNLNENSEMVKSGFIDGSLSSHIEVSPPLLDWGQKYLYTPSVAFVSVANTHHDRMLYLYEPFSTNPQFYPCNFSEVLLAPGEVASVCFVFLPTWLGMSSGHLILQTSFGGFLILAKGFAVESPYVVQPLVGFEISSSGRWSKTLSLFNPFNETLSVEEVAACISVSLGNASHSAKAMCRVESLQSSDEHRLMNTEEWLGVKGSHVNSPGLAIRPHGSWDISPHSTETIIEMDFSYIFAGKMFGAFCMELLRSSQEQPDTIIVPLEADLGSQSTIRLVDSVPVSVETRGFCDGSETTVIALLLRNGAPDLLKVIKISLMGEDTKHFQVKFMEGLLLFPGTVTQVAMISYIVPEIGLHHSPSEIPNMNFNCRLMIVTNDSSSPQIEVLCTDIVNVCSKLDSDHEYGQSTGKAEYRNPATGSLGGSVQSPLHIKAIGAVEPDELVLGNWKSQGTACGLSVLEDREILFPTVQVGTHHSKWISVKNPSHEPVVMQLILNSGEIIDGCRASAELLQPSSSTSLVHSERTSPTKYGFSMAKTAITEAYVHPHETVSFGPILFHPSNRCGWRSSALIRNNLSGVEWLPLRAFGGSFSLVLFEGSERVESLEFKFNFPSPLNFSPDIFYHLEEAKDTCSQPLSKELYAKNNGDLPLEVRRIEVSGTECGLDGFVVHTCNGFALEPGESIKLLISYQADFSAVKVQRDLELALGTGILVIPMKASHPLRMFNLCNKSVFWMRVKKFSYVIFAAFLIFVAFICVIPQLMVLGSQDYFLKGGKGLSSPSTGQVGKPSQGHHNPKNSNKFSVSSKVNGLLRSFREKEPLTIKPINSDPDGQGFALEHGISAQHVKQTMGNQRESNDLMDAQNEIAFGSCALPDSSTVETSDIWEAPKDGKLRIRIEKDKRRRRRKKKASGTGLTGVFEVSSSQSGNSTPSSPLSPVTSVTPKRLWTVSSDSAKYVEARDKFVQVAERGCEKSSGIKSACRANIFEPEVSMKYSKENTIFLTQEKPSEPRKSAGKADIFPSASCPCSSRSATSLACPSPFMGTTAIAPHARAPGSKLYNQKTVETEEKMGPDDQFKYDIWGDHLFGLHLVDRSKEVSAMTSRVTESHSDSFFVRGPQTLMRKSQLESVSCSYAEP, encoded by the exons ATGCTTCGAGGACGGCTCTTTATGTCCCGCCACCGAAG GTGCTTTCAGATGATATTTTGTTTCCAGCTTATGCGATTCACAATTCTTGAGCGCTTGCAATCTAACCT GTTATTGTGCCACGAATTCAAAGCATTGATCTTTATGGTGGTTCTGATACGTACCCATTTCTACTTTGTTGAATGTGGACCGTGTTGCGCAAATGGAATGCCAATTCCGGTGGAATATGATTCATGCAAGTCCTACAAAGGAGATTGTGGTTCAGGGTTTCAGGGTGTATATGTTGGTGATGCAGGTTCAGGGTATCTTTCAAAAAGCCATGTGGCCCACCTAGGCCGTGAGAATGTGTGTGGCAGTTCGAATTCATTCTGCTTTCCTTCAACATTGACTGGATTTTTGCCCAAAGAGCATGCTACCGAATCAGCTGTTCTAGATGCTTCTGCGATTCATTCTGATGGCACATTACCTGCAGGGTCAACTCAAGTAGGAAATAACTCAAGCTGGTCATCCTACCATGGAATCTTTAAGTTATTAAGTGGACGAGCTATTTCCTGTTCTCTGAAATCTGAAGAGGAAATCTGTGATGCTTTATCAGTTCAGACCTCTATTGGTAACCAAAACTGTGTCTCTCCCTGTCAAGGACCTGTACATAACCAGAAGAGACCAAGTCCCAACTTGAATGAGAACTCTGAGATGGTTAAATCAGGATTTATAGATGGTTCATTGTCCTCCCACATTGAAGTTAGCCCTCCTCTGCTTGACTGGGggcaaaaatatttatatactccTTCCGTCGCTTTTGTAAGTGTGGCTAATACCCATCATGACAGGATGTTATACTTGTATGAACCTTTCAGCACAAATCCACAATTTTACCCTTGCAATTTCAGTGAAGTGTTACTGGCACCTGGTGAAGTAGCTTCagtttgttttgtgtttttacCCACTTGGTTGGGCATGTCCTCAGGTCATTTGATACTGCAGACAAGCTTTGGTGGTTTCTTGATCTTGGCTAAAGGTTTTGCTGTTGAGTCTCCTTATGTGGTACAACCCTTAGTAGGATTTGAAATTTCCTCTAGTGGGAGGTGGAGTAAGACTTTATCTTTGTTTAATCCCTTCAATGAAACCCTCTCTGTGGAGGAAGTAGCTGCATGCATATCTGTTTCTTTAGGTAATGCCTCACATTCAGCAAAAGCAATGTGTAGAGTAGAAAGTCTTCAAAGTTCTGATGAGCATAGATTAATGAACACTGAGGAGTGGCTGGGTGTCAAGGGCAGTCATGTTAACTCACCAGGCTTGGCAATTAGGCCCCATGGAAGTTGGGATATCAGTCCTCATAGCACTGAGACCATAATAGAGATGGACTTCTCATATATATTTGCAGGAAAAATGTTTGGTGCCTTTTGTATGGAGTTGCTAAGGTCTTCACAAGAACAGCCAGATACAATTATTGTTCCTCTTGAAGCAGATCTGGGTAGTCAATCAACCATTCGCCTTGTAGATTCTGTTCCTGTGTCAGTTGAGACACGTGGTTTTTGTGATGGCAGCGAAACCACTGTTATTGCTCTTTTGCTGAGAAATGGTGCTCCTGATCTGTTGAAAGTTATAAAGATTAGTTTAATGGGAGAAGACACTAAACATTTCCAGGTTAAATTTATGGAAGGCTTATTGCTTTTTCCTGGCACTGTCACTCAAGTAGCTATGATTAGTTATATAGTGCCAGAAATTGGATTGCATCATTCTCCCTCTGAAATTCCCAACATGAACTTCAATTGTAGATTAATGATAGTGACAAATGACTCAAGTAGTCCTCAGATTGAAGTACTCTGCACAGATATTGTCAATGTTTGTTCAAAACTAGATTCAGACCACGAATATGGACAATCAACAGGAAAGGCTGAATATAGAAATCCAGCGACAGGATCTTTAGGTGGCAGTGTGCAGTCACCATTGCATATCAAG GCAATAGGAGCAGTAGAACCAGATGAATTGGTACTGGGAAATTGGAAGTCTCAAGGCACTGCATGTGGCTTGTCAGTGCTTGAAGATCGGGAGATTTTGTTCCCAACAGTTCAAGTTGGAACTCATCACTCTAAGTGGATCTCTGTCAAAAACCCAAGCCATGAACCAGTTGTAATGCAGCTGATTCTCAACTCTGGTGAAATTATTGATGGGTGCAGGGCCTCAGCGGAACTTCTACAGCCCTCTTCATCAACTAGTTTGGTCCATAGTGAACGTACATCACCAACAAAATATGGGTTCTCAATGGCCAAGACTGCCATAACAGAGGCCTATGTCCATCCTCATGAGACAGTGTCTTTTGGGCCAATTCTTTTTCACCCTTCAAATCGATGTGGGTGGAGAAGTTCTGCTCTGATAAGGAACAATCTTTCTGGCGTGGAATGGTTGCCTTTGCGGGCATTTGGAGGGTCATTTTCCCTGGTTTTGTTTGAAGGTTCAGAACGAGTTGAGAGCTTAGAATTTAAGTTCAATTTCCCTAGTCCTTTGAATTTCTCTCCTGACATTTTCTATCATTTGGAAGAAGCCAAGGATACCTGTTCCCAGCCATTGTCGAAAGAGCTGTATGCAAAGAACAATGGGGACCTGCCACTGGAGGTCAGAAGAATTGAGGTTTCAGGGACAGAATGTGGTTTGGATGGGTTTGTAGTGCATACTTGCAATGGGTTTGCTCTTGAACCTGGAGAATCCATAAAACTTCTGATATCATATCAGGCAGATTTTTCTGCCGTCAAGGTACAGAGAGATCTTGAACTTGCCTTGGGTACTGGTATTCTTGTGATCCCTATGAAAGCAAGTCACCCTCTGCGCATGTTCAATTTATGTAATAAATCAGTATTCTGGATGCGAGTGAAGAAATTCTCTTATGTCATCTTTGCTGCTTTTCTGATCTTTGTTGCATTTATTTGTGTCATTCCCCAGTTGATGGTGTTAGGCTCCCAGGACTACTTTTTAAAGGGTGGAAAAGGTTTGTCTAGCCCTAGTACGGGGCAAGTAGGAaaaccttctcaagggcatcaCAATCCCAAGAACAGTAATAAATTTTCTGTGTCCTCTAAAGTGAATGGCTTGTTGAGGTCATTCAGGGAAAAGGAACCCTTAACAATTAAGCCTATTAATAGTGACCCAGATGGCCAAGGTTTCGCCTTAGAACATGGGATCAGTGCTCAACATGTTAAGCAAACCATgggaaatcagagagagagtAATGATTTGATGGATGCTCAAAATGAAATTGCATTTGGATCTTGTGCTCTGCCAGACTCTAGCACAGTTGAGACCTCTGATATTTGGGAAGCACCAAAAGATGGTAAACTCAGAATTAGGATTGAAAAGGACAAGAGACGAAGGCGAAGAAAGAAAAAGGCTTCTGGAACAGGACTAACAGGAGTCTTTGAAGTTTCCAGCAGTCAAAGTGGAAATTCTACACCTTCGTCACCTTTGTCCCCAGTCACATCTGTTACGCCTAAAAGGCTGTGGACCGTGTCTTCTGATTCAGCTAAATATGTGGAGGCTCGGGACAAATTTGTTCAAGTGGCTGAACGAGGTTGCGAGAAGAGTTCAGGCATCAAATCTGCCTGCAGGGCAAACATATTCGAGCCTGAGGTTTCTATGAAGTATTCTAAGGAAAACACTATTTTCCTCACTCAAGAGAAGCCCTCTGAACCAAGAAAATCGGCTGGTAAAGCTGATATTTTCCCTTCTGCCAGCTGCCCTTGCAGTAGTAGGTCTGCCACCAGTTTGGCATGCCCTTCTCCTTTTATGGGTACAACTGCTATTGCTCCACATGCCCGGGCTCCTGGATCTAAACTTTATAACCAGAAAACAGTTgaaacagaagaaaaaatggGACCCGATGACCAATTTAAGTATGATATCTGGGGTGATCATCTCTTTGGACTTCATTTGGTGGACAGGTCAAAGGAGGTCTCTGCTATGACCTCTAGGGTTACAGAAAGTCATTCTGATAGCTTCTTTGTAAGGGGTCCACAAACCCTCATGAGAAAATCTCAACTAGAATCTGTAAGTTGTTCTTATGCAGAGCCTTAA
- the LOC127804600 gene encoding uncharacterized protein LOC127804600 isoform X2: MLRGRLFMSRHRRLLCHEFKALIFMVVLIRTHFYFVECGPCCANGMPIPVEYDSCKSYKGDCGSGFQGVYVGDAGSGYLSKSHVAHLGRENVCGSSNSFCFPSTLTGFLPKEHATESAVLDASAIHSDGTLPAGSTQVGNNSSWSSYHGIFKLLSGRAISCSLKSEEEICDALSVQTSIGNQNCVSPCQGPVHNQKRPSPNLNENSEMVKSGFIDGSLSSHIEVSPPLLDWGQKYLYTPSVAFVSVANTHHDRMLYLYEPFSTNPQFYPCNFSEVLLAPGEVASVCFVFLPTWLGMSSGHLILQTSFGGFLILAKGFAVESPYVVQPLVGFEISSSGRWSKTLSLFNPFNETLSVEEVAACISVSLGNASHSAKAMCRVESLQSSDEHRLMNTEEWLGVKGSHVNSPGLAIRPHGSWDISPHSTETIIEMDFSYIFAGKMFGAFCMELLRSSQEQPDTIIVPLEADLGSQSTIRLVDSVPVSVETRGFCDGSETTVIALLLRNGAPDLLKVIKISLMGEDTKHFQVKFMEGLLLFPGTVTQVAMISYIVPEIGLHHSPSEIPNMNFNCRLMIVTNDSSSPQIEVLCTDIVNVCSKLDSDHEYGQSTGKAEYRNPATGSLGGSVQSPLHIKAIGAVEPDELVLGNWKSQGTACGLSVLEDREILFPTVQVGTHHSKWISVKNPSHEPVVMQLILNSGEIIDGCRASAELLQPSSSTSLVHSERTSPTKYGFSMAKTAITEAYVHPHETVSFGPILFHPSNRCGWRSSALIRNNLSGVEWLPLRAFGGSFSLVLFEGSERVESLEFKFNFPSPLNFSPDIFYHLEEAKDTCSQPLSKELYAKNNGDLPLEVRRIEVSGTECGLDGFVVHTCNGFALEPGESIKLLISYQADFSAVKVQRDLELALGTGILVIPMKASHPLRMFNLCNKSVFWMRVKKFSYVIFAAFLIFVAFICVIPQLMVLGSQDYFLKGGKGLSSPSTGQVGKPSQGHHNPKNSNKFSVSSKVNGLLRSFREKEPLTIKPINSDPDGQGFALEHGISAQHVKQTMGNQRESNDLMDAQNEIAFGSCALPDSSTVETSDIWEAPKDGKLRIRIEKDKRRRRRKKKASGTGLTGVFEVSSSQSGNSTPSSPLSPVTSVTPKRLWTVSSDSAKYVEARDKFVQVAERGCEKSSGIKSACRANIFEPEVSMKYSKENTIFLTQEKPSEPRKSAGKADIFPSASCPCSSRSATSLACPSPFMGTTAIAPHARAPGSKLYNQKTVETEEKMGPDDQFKYDIWGDHLFGLHLVDRSKEVSAMTSRVTESHSDSFFVRGPQTLMRKSQLESVSCSYAEP; this comes from the exons ATGCTTCGAGGACGGCTCTTTATGTCCCGCCACCGAAG GTTATTGTGCCACGAATTCAAAGCATTGATCTTTATGGTGGTTCTGATACGTACCCATTTCTACTTTGTTGAATGTGGACCGTGTTGCGCAAATGGAATGCCAATTCCGGTGGAATATGATTCATGCAAGTCCTACAAAGGAGATTGTGGTTCAGGGTTTCAGGGTGTATATGTTGGTGATGCAGGTTCAGGGTATCTTTCAAAAAGCCATGTGGCCCACCTAGGCCGTGAGAATGTGTGTGGCAGTTCGAATTCATTCTGCTTTCCTTCAACATTGACTGGATTTTTGCCCAAAGAGCATGCTACCGAATCAGCTGTTCTAGATGCTTCTGCGATTCATTCTGATGGCACATTACCTGCAGGGTCAACTCAAGTAGGAAATAACTCAAGCTGGTCATCCTACCATGGAATCTTTAAGTTATTAAGTGGACGAGCTATTTCCTGTTCTCTGAAATCTGAAGAGGAAATCTGTGATGCTTTATCAGTTCAGACCTCTATTGGTAACCAAAACTGTGTCTCTCCCTGTCAAGGACCTGTACATAACCAGAAGAGACCAAGTCCCAACTTGAATGAGAACTCTGAGATGGTTAAATCAGGATTTATAGATGGTTCATTGTCCTCCCACATTGAAGTTAGCCCTCCTCTGCTTGACTGGGggcaaaaatatttatatactccTTCCGTCGCTTTTGTAAGTGTGGCTAATACCCATCATGACAGGATGTTATACTTGTATGAACCTTTCAGCACAAATCCACAATTTTACCCTTGCAATTTCAGTGAAGTGTTACTGGCACCTGGTGAAGTAGCTTCagtttgttttgtgtttttacCCACTTGGTTGGGCATGTCCTCAGGTCATTTGATACTGCAGACAAGCTTTGGTGGTTTCTTGATCTTGGCTAAAGGTTTTGCTGTTGAGTCTCCTTATGTGGTACAACCCTTAGTAGGATTTGAAATTTCCTCTAGTGGGAGGTGGAGTAAGACTTTATCTTTGTTTAATCCCTTCAATGAAACCCTCTCTGTGGAGGAAGTAGCTGCATGCATATCTGTTTCTTTAGGTAATGCCTCACATTCAGCAAAAGCAATGTGTAGAGTAGAAAGTCTTCAAAGTTCTGATGAGCATAGATTAATGAACACTGAGGAGTGGCTGGGTGTCAAGGGCAGTCATGTTAACTCACCAGGCTTGGCAATTAGGCCCCATGGAAGTTGGGATATCAGTCCTCATAGCACTGAGACCATAATAGAGATGGACTTCTCATATATATTTGCAGGAAAAATGTTTGGTGCCTTTTGTATGGAGTTGCTAAGGTCTTCACAAGAACAGCCAGATACAATTATTGTTCCTCTTGAAGCAGATCTGGGTAGTCAATCAACCATTCGCCTTGTAGATTCTGTTCCTGTGTCAGTTGAGACACGTGGTTTTTGTGATGGCAGCGAAACCACTGTTATTGCTCTTTTGCTGAGAAATGGTGCTCCTGATCTGTTGAAAGTTATAAAGATTAGTTTAATGGGAGAAGACACTAAACATTTCCAGGTTAAATTTATGGAAGGCTTATTGCTTTTTCCTGGCACTGTCACTCAAGTAGCTATGATTAGTTATATAGTGCCAGAAATTGGATTGCATCATTCTCCCTCTGAAATTCCCAACATGAACTTCAATTGTAGATTAATGATAGTGACAAATGACTCAAGTAGTCCTCAGATTGAAGTACTCTGCACAGATATTGTCAATGTTTGTTCAAAACTAGATTCAGACCACGAATATGGACAATCAACAGGAAAGGCTGAATATAGAAATCCAGCGACAGGATCTTTAGGTGGCAGTGTGCAGTCACCATTGCATATCAAG GCAATAGGAGCAGTAGAACCAGATGAATTGGTACTGGGAAATTGGAAGTCTCAAGGCACTGCATGTGGCTTGTCAGTGCTTGAAGATCGGGAGATTTTGTTCCCAACAGTTCAAGTTGGAACTCATCACTCTAAGTGGATCTCTGTCAAAAACCCAAGCCATGAACCAGTTGTAATGCAGCTGATTCTCAACTCTGGTGAAATTATTGATGGGTGCAGGGCCTCAGCGGAACTTCTACAGCCCTCTTCATCAACTAGTTTGGTCCATAGTGAACGTACATCACCAACAAAATATGGGTTCTCAATGGCCAAGACTGCCATAACAGAGGCCTATGTCCATCCTCATGAGACAGTGTCTTTTGGGCCAATTCTTTTTCACCCTTCAAATCGATGTGGGTGGAGAAGTTCTGCTCTGATAAGGAACAATCTTTCTGGCGTGGAATGGTTGCCTTTGCGGGCATTTGGAGGGTCATTTTCCCTGGTTTTGTTTGAAGGTTCAGAACGAGTTGAGAGCTTAGAATTTAAGTTCAATTTCCCTAGTCCTTTGAATTTCTCTCCTGACATTTTCTATCATTTGGAAGAAGCCAAGGATACCTGTTCCCAGCCATTGTCGAAAGAGCTGTATGCAAAGAACAATGGGGACCTGCCACTGGAGGTCAGAAGAATTGAGGTTTCAGGGACAGAATGTGGTTTGGATGGGTTTGTAGTGCATACTTGCAATGGGTTTGCTCTTGAACCTGGAGAATCCATAAAACTTCTGATATCATATCAGGCAGATTTTTCTGCCGTCAAGGTACAGAGAGATCTTGAACTTGCCTTGGGTACTGGTATTCTTGTGATCCCTATGAAAGCAAGTCACCCTCTGCGCATGTTCAATTTATGTAATAAATCAGTATTCTGGATGCGAGTGAAGAAATTCTCTTATGTCATCTTTGCTGCTTTTCTGATCTTTGTTGCATTTATTTGTGTCATTCCCCAGTTGATGGTGTTAGGCTCCCAGGACTACTTTTTAAAGGGTGGAAAAGGTTTGTCTAGCCCTAGTACGGGGCAAGTAGGAaaaccttctcaagggcatcaCAATCCCAAGAACAGTAATAAATTTTCTGTGTCCTCTAAAGTGAATGGCTTGTTGAGGTCATTCAGGGAAAAGGAACCCTTAACAATTAAGCCTATTAATAGTGACCCAGATGGCCAAGGTTTCGCCTTAGAACATGGGATCAGTGCTCAACATGTTAAGCAAACCATgggaaatcagagagagagtAATGATTTGATGGATGCTCAAAATGAAATTGCATTTGGATCTTGTGCTCTGCCAGACTCTAGCACAGTTGAGACCTCTGATATTTGGGAAGCACCAAAAGATGGTAAACTCAGAATTAGGATTGAAAAGGACAAGAGACGAAGGCGAAGAAAGAAAAAGGCTTCTGGAACAGGACTAACAGGAGTCTTTGAAGTTTCCAGCAGTCAAAGTGGAAATTCTACACCTTCGTCACCTTTGTCCCCAGTCACATCTGTTACGCCTAAAAGGCTGTGGACCGTGTCTTCTGATTCAGCTAAATATGTGGAGGCTCGGGACAAATTTGTTCAAGTGGCTGAACGAGGTTGCGAGAAGAGTTCAGGCATCAAATCTGCCTGCAGGGCAAACATATTCGAGCCTGAGGTTTCTATGAAGTATTCTAAGGAAAACACTATTTTCCTCACTCAAGAGAAGCCCTCTGAACCAAGAAAATCGGCTGGTAAAGCTGATATTTTCCCTTCTGCCAGCTGCCCTTGCAGTAGTAGGTCTGCCACCAGTTTGGCATGCCCTTCTCCTTTTATGGGTACAACTGCTATTGCTCCACATGCCCGGGCTCCTGGATCTAAACTTTATAACCAGAAAACAGTTgaaacagaagaaaaaatggGACCCGATGACCAATTTAAGTATGATATCTGGGGTGATCATCTCTTTGGACTTCATTTGGTGGACAGGTCAAAGGAGGTCTCTGCTATGACCTCTAGGGTTACAGAAAGTCATTCTGATAGCTTCTTTGTAAGGGGTCCACAAACCCTCATGAGAAAATCTCAACTAGAATCTGTAAGTTGTTCTTATGCAGAGCCTTAA